The following coding sequences are from one Halobacteria archaeon AArc-dxtr1 window:
- a CDS encoding ABC transporter ATP-binding protein — MPAIELDGLTKRFGDVVAVDDLSLSVEEGEIFGFLGPNGAGKSTTIDILLDFTRPTAGTATVLGYDAQTEGETVRSRTGVLPDAYHVYDRLTGRQHVEFAIEMKGADDDAGALLERVRIADAADRKAGGYSKGMAQRLVLAMALVGDPDLLVLDEPSTGLDPNGAREMREIIREENARGTTVFFSSHIMEQVEAVCDRVAIINRGRLVATDTIDGLRDATETGETLYVSTERVDAAVLERVRSVNGVGTASIDDGRFRVTVDGVSKFAVLDAIDDVSSVQDFSVVESSLGDLFVRYTNEAQEVRR; from the coding sequence GTGCCTGCGATTGAACTCGACGGTCTGACCAAACGGTTCGGCGATGTCGTCGCGGTCGACGATCTCAGTCTCTCTGTCGAGGAGGGCGAAATTTTCGGCTTTTTGGGCCCCAACGGCGCCGGCAAGTCCACGACGATCGACATCTTACTGGATTTTACGCGCCCAACCGCAGGCACCGCCACCGTCCTGGGTTACGACGCCCAGACTGAGGGCGAGACCGTCCGCAGTCGTACCGGTGTACTTCCAGACGCCTACCACGTCTACGATCGACTCACCGGCCGTCAACACGTCGAGTTCGCGATCGAGATGAAAGGCGCCGACGACGATGCCGGGGCGCTGCTCGAACGCGTCCGGATCGCGGACGCTGCCGACCGAAAAGCCGGTGGCTACTCGAAAGGGATGGCCCAACGGCTGGTTCTCGCGATGGCACTCGTCGGCGACCCCGACCTGCTCGTCTTAGACGAGCCCTCGACGGGTCTCGATCCGAACGGTGCTCGCGAGATGCGCGAGATCATCCGCGAGGAGAACGCCCGCGGGACCACCGTCTTCTTCTCGAGCCACATCATGGAGCAAGTTGAAGCTGTCTGTGACCGCGTGGCGATTATCAATCGCGGACGGCTCGTCGCCACCGACACGATCGACGGCCTCCGCGACGCGACCGAAACCGGGGAGACGTTGTACGTTTCCACCGAGCGCGTCGACGCAGCTGTCCTCGAACGGGTCAGGAGTGTCAACGGTGTTGGCACCGCCTCGATTGATGACGGCCGGTTCCGGGTCACAGTCGACGGGGTCTCGAAGTTTGCCGTGTTAGACGCTATCGACGACGTCTCTTCGGTCCAGGACTTCTCCGTCGTCGAATCCTCTCTCGGTGATCTGTTCGTTCGCTACACCAACGAGGCCCAGGAGGTCCGGAGATGA
- a CDS encoding HAMP domain-containing histidine kinase: MTTYPDQQASSVTRGDRSHFTVLYVDPNSDRRESVAASISPPYSVRAIPPDGTVSHQPVNCVVSTALEPVVDGDLAAELGSETPVVLFTASRDPETFVGAIRADVHDVVFRSERPDARALETLSYALDTAYESAIDDIADTVLDVAGSLMSAAPDEIDTKIRWGLRVIATELDAEACQLYRVDDETLVPTHGWAAAETAAFDDAIDTDDFPGFETLSSFENYAVPDCNDSGSDRGSPLSDARTDGESHVASESLEAHDIGAFFAAPVVIDWQLEHVIAVYRRSDRGWPTLVRREVRTVGELVGHTLRREARRRELERQNERLERFTSVLRHDITNPLNIIEGYTELARQTGDLEHLANVESATDRIRWMLDDLLTLAEAGTDLGGCEPVSVGELARATWDGVDTGNATLETNVDLTVEGDRGRLQQVFENLYRNAAEHAGDAVTVAVVETDCGFAVEDDGPGISESDRITVFEEGYTSGGGTGLGLSIVERVVDAHGWTVEVTAGRDGGARFEVDVEH, from the coding sequence ATGACCACCTATCCGGATCAGCAGGCGAGTTCTGTTACGCGTGGCGATCGATCGCACTTCACCGTCCTCTACGTCGACCCGAACTCCGATCGCCGCGAATCCGTCGCGGCGTCCATCTCGCCGCCGTACTCGGTGCGTGCGATCCCGCCGGACGGGACAGTCTCCCATCAGCCCGTCAACTGTGTCGTTTCGACAGCGCTCGAACCGGTCGTCGACGGAGATCTCGCGGCGGAACTGGGATCTGAGACCCCGGTCGTCCTGTTCACCGCTTCGCGGGACCCGGAGACGTTTGTTGGCGCAATCCGGGCGGATGTCCACGACGTTGTCTTCCGATCCGAGCGGCCGGACGCACGCGCCCTCGAGACCCTTTCTTACGCCCTCGATACCGCCTACGAGTCCGCGATCGACGATATCGCCGACACTGTTCTCGATGTCGCCGGCTCGCTCATGAGCGCCGCACCCGACGAGATCGACACCAAGATTCGGTGGGGGCTTCGCGTGATCGCGACCGAACTGGACGCCGAGGCGTGTCAGCTCTACCGGGTCGACGACGAGACGCTGGTCCCGACGCACGGCTGGGCCGCAGCGGAGACGGCAGCGTTCGACGACGCGATCGACACCGACGATTTCCCGGGGTTCGAGACGCTCTCCTCGTTCGAGAACTATGCCGTCCCCGACTGTAACGACTCCGGCAGCGACCGGGGCTCGCCCCTCTCGGACGCCCGCACCGACGGAGAGAGCCACGTCGCGTCTGAGTCTCTCGAGGCACACGATATCGGCGCGTTTTTCGCCGCCCCGGTCGTCATCGACTGGCAGCTAGAACACGTCATCGCCGTCTACCGCCGATCCGACCGGGGCTGGCCGACGCTGGTCAGACGCGAGGTACGGACCGTCGGCGAACTCGTCGGCCACACGCTGCGGCGAGAGGCCCGACGCAGGGAACTCGAGCGCCAAAACGAGCGATTAGAACGGTTCACGTCGGTTCTCCGTCACGATATCACGAACCCGCTGAACATCATCGAAGGCTACACGGAACTCGCCCGGCAGACTGGAGATCTCGAGCACCTCGCGAACGTCGAGTCGGCGACGGATCGCATCCGCTGGATGCTCGACGACCTGCTGACGCTCGCCGAAGCCGGGACGGATTTGGGTGGGTGTGAGCCGGTTTCGGTCGGCGAGCTGGCTCGGGCAACCTGGGATGGCGTCGATACGGGCAACGCAACACTCGAAACCAATGTCGATCTGACCGTCGAGGGCGACCGCGGGCGGCTGCAGCAGGTGTTCGAGAACCTCTACAGAAACGCCGCCGAACACGCTGGTGACGCGGTGACAGTCGCCGTGGTCGAAACCGACTGCGGCTTCGCCGTCGAAGACGACGGTCCGGGAATTTCCGAGTCCGACCGGATAACCGTCTTCGAAGAGGGGTATACGAGCGGCGGTGGCACCGGTCTCGGGCTCTCTATCGTCGAGCGCGTCGTCGACGCCCACGGCTGGACGGTCGAGGTAACGGCTGGACGTGACGGCGGCGCCCGGTTCGAGGTCGACGTCGAACACTAA
- a CDS encoding ABC transporter permease: protein MTWLTVAKKDFRDAVQSRALWALVAVFVVLSLISTYAYVEVPEMLGSPAGATFGGLIFFTVALTSLFVPVAAIVVCYKSLAGERELGSIKLLLSLPTTRGQVFLGKVLGRAGVLAFGLGSGLVVGLGFGAAMLGEVDVLAVLVFVLATLSFAAVYTAIVVGISATTGSTSRATTLALGFFVVFELVWDVVPMGVLYVVEGFSFPTQIPDWVFLVTQISPSSAYFSTIVALLPDLADTAAADPGGAGVEVTAGEAEPFYTNPEVGILVLALWLLASLAVGYYRFNGTDL from the coding sequence ATGACGTGGCTCACCGTCGCGAAGAAAGACTTCCGAGATGCCGTCCAGTCGCGGGCACTGTGGGCACTGGTCGCTGTTTTCGTCGTCTTATCGCTCATTTCGACGTATGCCTATGTCGAAGTTCCGGAGATGCTCGGCTCGCCGGCGGGGGCGACCTTTGGCGGACTGATCTTCTTTACCGTCGCGCTCACCAGCCTGTTCGTTCCGGTTGCGGCGATCGTCGTCTGTTATAAGTCACTCGCCGGTGAGCGGGAACTCGGAAGCATCAAACTCTTGCTCTCGTTGCCGACCACGCGCGGGCAGGTCTTCCTCGGCAAAGTGCTCGGAAGGGCTGGTGTCCTCGCGTTCGGACTCGGCAGTGGCCTCGTCGTCGGCCTCGGGTTCGGCGCTGCCATGCTCGGCGAGGTCGACGTCCTCGCGGTACTGGTCTTCGTGCTTGCGACCCTCTCGTTCGCTGCTGTCTACACGGCTATCGTCGTCGGCATCTCCGCGACAACTGGGTCGACGTCACGAGCCACGACGCTGGCGCTTGGCTTTTTCGTCGTCTTCGAGCTCGTCTGGGACGTGGTCCCGATGGGCGTCCTTTACGTCGTGGAGGGGTTTTCGTTTCCAACGCAGATCCCGGACTGGGTGTTCCTCGTAACCCAGATTTCGCCGTCGTCAGCGTACTTCTCGACGATTGTCGCCCTGCTGCCGGACCTCGCGGATACCGCAGCTGCCGACCCCGGTGGCGCCGGCGTCGAGGTAACGGCTGGCGAGGCCGAACCGTTCTACACGAACCCCGAAGTCGGCATCCTCGTCCTGGCGCTGTGGCTACTTGCCTCACTTGCGGTCGGTTACTACCGATTCAACGGCACTGATCTGTAG
- a CDS encoding DUF6149 family protein yields the protein MKIRQNARHVASRKALETPGIRSVAKRGLVRLHTRIFSGKADPERVDERTDRLDALFGATVDTYLAALQAGYSEAEAREITHIQANFDFYNHGWTEMMEIPVDELEAHYDRHADFFDTWGITIADPLGEFEPAGGLPAAPSTPERLEDPDHPHAEGGFADDVYVEGPDGELVVGGDADVGEADISEAVGVDGADADDER from the coding sequence ATGAAGATTAGACAGAACGCGCGCCACGTCGCTTCACGGAAGGCTCTCGAGACACCAGGGATCCGCTCGGTCGCGAAACGCGGGCTCGTCCGCTTACACACCCGTATCTTCAGCGGGAAGGCCGATCCCGAGCGGGTCGACGAGCGAACCGATCGCCTCGACGCGCTCTTCGGGGCGACTGTCGACACCTACCTCGCGGCGTTGCAGGCCGGCTACTCCGAGGCCGAAGCGCGAGAGATTACCCACATCCAGGCCAACTTCGACTTCTACAACCACGGCTGGACCGAGATGATGGAGATTCCGGTCGACGAACTCGAGGCCCACTACGACCGCCACGCCGACTTCTTCGATACCTGGGGGATCACGATCGCCGATCCGTTAGGCGAGTTCGAGCCAGCTGGCGGCCTTCCGGCCGCTCCCTCGACGCCCGAGCGCCTCGAGGATCCGGACCACCCCCACGCCGAGGGCGGGTTCGCCGACGACGTCTACGTCGAAGGGCCCGACGGCGAGCTGGTCGTGGGTGGGGACGCAGACGTGGGTGAGGCCGATATCTCCGAGGCGGTCGGCGTCGACGGAGCCGACGCAGACGACGAGCGCTGA
- a CDS encoding FAD-dependent oxidoreductase yields the protein MTDYVIIGDGIAGSSAAETLREEDPEATITVITDEGEPLYNRILIKEHAKGKLPEAPISIHDEEWYDERDIDLQLNTHVATVDPDAKQLRIHDGEDISYDKLLVATGGTPTQLPVPNSDAEGVHHFWTFQDARRIRESAEAAEEAAIVGAGLLGIDFAAVCGSQGVSGKYLMRGDRWWRYALSADGAEIMHEGMRDVGVEPVFDSGVSEFEVDDDGAVTAAVDPNGERYPCDFAGVAIGLTFNTEFLHGTGIEQESGIVVDEFMQTNLEDVYAAGDITRFYDVLLGEQAQNGSWGSAKEQGRVAAVNMAADDEDEAFEWVSSYSITHFDFPFLSFGHPTLGDEHAERKYSDTEWRRIAFKDGKVVGGVLIGDLSAQSTLKQLMREQRPVADQAEVLLEKRVDADDLAPLQEQ from the coding sequence ATGACCGACTACGTGATCATCGGTGACGGTATCGCGGGGAGTTCCGCGGCCGAAACGCTCCGGGAAGAGGATCCGGAGGCGACGATCACCGTTATCACCGATGAAGGGGAGCCACTCTATAACCGCATCCTGATCAAAGAACACGCGAAGGGGAAGCTCCCCGAAGCGCCGATTTCGATCCACGACGAGGAGTGGTACGACGAACGAGATATCGACCTCCAACTCAACACCCACGTGGCGACCGTCGACCCTGACGCGAAGCAGCTGCGAATCCACGACGGCGAGGACATCTCCTATGACAAGCTGCTGGTCGCGACCGGCGGGACGCCGACGCAGCTGCCTGTCCCCAACAGCGACGCCGAGGGCGTCCACCACTTCTGGACCTTCCAGGATGCTCGCAGGATCCGCGAGAGCGCCGAGGCCGCCGAGGAGGCGGCTATCGTCGGCGCCGGGCTTCTCGGTATCGACTTTGCGGCTGTCTGCGGTTCTCAGGGCGTTTCCGGTAAGTACCTGATGCGCGGTGACCGCTGGTGGCGCTACGCGCTCTCTGCTGACGGCGCCGAGATCATGCACGAGGGAATGCGCGACGTCGGCGTTGAGCCGGTCTTCGACAGCGGCGTTTCCGAGTTCGAAGTCGACGACGACGGCGCGGTCACGGCCGCGGTCGACCCCAACGGCGAGCGCTACCCCTGTGACTTCGCCGGCGTCGCCATCGGCCTCACGTTCAACACCGAGTTCCTCCACGGGACCGGTATCGAACAGGAAAGCGGTATCGTCGTCGACGAGTTCATGCAGACCAACCTCGAGGACGTCTACGCGGCCGGCGACATCACCCGCTTCTACGACGTGTTGCTCGGCGAGCAGGCCCAGAACGGCTCCTGGGGCTCGGCGAAAGAGCAGGGTCGGGTCGCCGCCGTCAACATGGCCGCCGACGACGAGGACGAGGCCTTCGAGTGGGTCTCCTCGTACTCGATCACCCACTTCGATTTCCCGTTTCTCTCCTTTGGCCACCCCACGCTCGGCGACGAGCACGCCGAGCGCAAGTACAGCGACACCGAGTGGCGACGCATCGCGTTCAAAGACGGCAAGGTCGTCGGTGGCGTCCTCATCGGCGACCTCTCCGCCCAGAGCACGCTCAAGCAGCTGATGCGTGAGCAGCGTCCGGTTGCCGATCAGGCCGAGGTCCTTTTAGAGAAGCGTGTCGACGCCGACGATCTGGCGCCGCTTCAAGAGCAGTAA
- a CDS encoding DUF5815 family protein, with protein sequence MAAPRVPGDRDELDLPCGTTIDPHDVDLGMREYRCSCGQTHAVVTDVHPPSRFFPESFVDVLRETIETDDEFDAFGTPHLMGVAMEEFPEAVAVYDAADDGSVGYTLLWVTDFEARRLHEIVVELVVELMEHAMSHADDDDALSEFESHMLEFDVSAFVEEYRQARDFESEHDRAL encoded by the coding sequence ATGGCAGCGCCCCGCGTCCCCGGCGATCGAGACGAGCTGGACCTTCCCTGCGGTACGACGATCGATCCACACGACGTCGACCTCGGGATGCGCGAGTACCGCTGTTCCTGTGGCCAGACGCACGCCGTCGTCACCGACGTCCACCCGCCGTCGCGCTTTTTCCCCGAGTCGTTCGTCGACGTCTTACGGGAGACGATCGAGACTGACGACGAGTTCGACGCCTTCGGCACCCCACACCTGATGGGGGTCGCTATGGAGGAGTTTCCGGAGGCCGTCGCCGTCTACGACGCCGCCGACGACGGGAGCGTCGGCTACACGCTGCTCTGGGTCACAGACTTCGAGGCGCGACGGCTCCACGAAATCGTCGTGGAACTCGTCGTGGAACTCATGGAACACGCGATGAGTCACGCCGACGACGACGATGCACTTTCGGAGTTCGAATCCCACATGCTCGAGTTCGACGTCTCGGCGTTCGTCGAGGAGTACCGACAGGCCCGGGACTTCGAGAGCGAGCACGACCGGGCGCTCTGA